GGAACAACGGTTCTGTTCCATCCAAATGATCCACATCAAACATCCTAGGATCAAATCCAAATATTGGAATTATGTTTCCCAACACATTGCcaccaacaaaataataagcTAGCTATAGACCCTGACATGACCCAATGAATCCCAAAGATATGAAGCATATGCACCCACAAAGAATGAGCTGTAGGACAAAAAAGGTGGACTTGGcaagtaaaaataaaagctaaaatattATCCCAGTTTGAATATCAAACTACTTTAACATGGTAAAATTGGTGTATTGCAACAAATTGGACTTAAAAATTCCATATTGAACGTTATCCTTTTCTGATTATGTCCTCATATAACATCATTCTTCTGCAATATTTTGCTTCTACAGCTAAAATATTTATTACAATCTGTAATCTGTATCTTGTTTTGCCAACCCTGTCAATGCAGTTGGGAGGTTCCTCTTCCTCGTACAATGAAAGTTATCTATTCCTCTGTGCATCAGGAGGGTACAGATCCCCGTTTTGTAAAATTAGAGCCTGTATTCAGAGGTTCATTATTGAAATGCGGTGGCATACAAAGGTAGGtcagtttctctctttttgattaCTGATTTGGAAGTTTATTGGAATGGAAAAGAAAGTTAACTTCCcgatgagctctagctcaaccGGCACTTTCTTATGCCATAAAGAATGAGATGGAAGGTGAGGCTGTGGATTCAAGAACCAAGCTATTGAATAGCTCAGGCTTTACTAAGGAAAAAGATTATTTATGTCAAACAGTCAAGTTCAAGCCCCAGTTTAAGCTTGACTATCTATTAAACCAGCCAAGATTAAACACAATAATGTGTTCATGAACAAGTTTATAAGTATTAAGCTCGATTTTagtaaatattatatgtttatatgtatacatatataaaaatatacttatatagtTATATAGACTTGATATTGGATTGTGTAAGTTTGTAATATGTTCTTAAAATatctaattattatttgtaatttattgataatataaatagtttATTTCGGGGTAGAAATTATACATAAATTGAAACAATACAAGGTTGGTGGATCTACTTTCTATAAgttcataaacaaaaatcatactATCTAATcaactcaaataatataatctcgactataatttagttatgtagttttagaatatatttttttgaaggattgaaaaattttagttgtatcATTTGCTATATTTGGGAAAGgaataagttaatcaagtagATTATAAACAAGCTTGAGCCTGTTTGATAAGAAAATGAACCAAGCTTGAACATGTAATCTAGTTTGTTGATGAGCTCGAGCTTGGTTCATGTACAAAATAATTTGGCAACAAATTGTTCTTGTCATAGAGACTAGGTTTGACTTCCTTTCTAATACAACTATACAAGACAGTTGGCAATCTCTCCATCTTTATGTATTATTGATCCAAGATATCGGAAGCTCTCGCTCTTTAGTATCTCTTGACCATCGAATCTTACTGCCCCTTCATATATGTTTCTACTTTACTAAACTTACATTCCAAGTACTCTATTTTTTAGTCTTACTTAATTGAAACTATATATTGCTGAAGACTTTATATGATTGGAATTTGCACTCTCTGACTGAAATCCCTTGATTCTTTGAGTCTTCATGAATTCCatcttgttatttatttttcttgtttctctgtttcttttctattgcACCCATAATATTCACCTTCTGTACTTGGGTAGCTcccttgttttcttttcttttttcaataaactTTTTACTTATCCCCACCCCcccgcccaaaaaaaaaaaaaaagtctgtaGTTTACTGATCTTCCATATGCTGTTGAATGCAATCTGAGATGCTTGACTTTCATGTTTCAACAAGCTTTCCTCAAAGTAAATTTTTCTTGGGGTCATTGTCTCCACCTCCATTATTATGGAGGGCTTAAGATTTTGTTGGACATATTTAACTAATGCAGAACTGTAATGAGTTACCGTAACTATTTTCTACAGGCAGCTGTCTGTGTTGACCTTGTTATGTGGTTTACTTTATCTGATTAAAAGCTAATATGCCATTTTCGTTTAATGCAGCATCCCTCTGACAGTGGAGTGGTCAGCTTCACCCCCACATGATTACCTACTTGCTGGATGCCATGATGGAACAgtaatatttttatatcttgttttattattattattatttatatttactaTGTTTTTTCTTCTTGGCTTCTAATTGCATCCTAATTGATATGGGTCAGTACTTAATCATGCTTTTGCATAATTGGGAATAAGGAaataggtttttctttttggtaaatgATACATGGTTTAGTATGGTTACCATCATAAATAACTGTTGATCGTATTGATGCCAGATTTTCCAGCCAAAACCATCAATTGTTGATTCTTAAAGATCATGTTTGCTTGTGATTTTGAATTCATATGTGGTATCAGAACTTAAGAAGTTTGTCATACATTCAGGTTGCTTTATGGAAGTTTTCTGCAAGCTGTTCATCTGAAGGTAACGGGCATATTGTAAGATGGTTCCAAGGATTTGAATTGTGATGCATTATGAATACTTAGGTGAACTTCATTTCCACTGTTTGCTTTGCAGATACTAGGCCGCTGCTTTGCTTCAGTGCAGATACAGTTCCTATTAGAGCACTTGCCTGGGCTCCACTTGAAAGGTAAGTGATACCCAAAGATGGATTTTCATTAAATTCAGCTTTTAGTCATCTTATAAAATATTCAGCTCTACGATGATCTTTTGTGCAAAATGATAATTCACAGTAGTGGTGCTTTTTTGGAGGGACTCCTTCAGTCTAGTTTTTTACTTTGAGGAGAATTATTTTCacgtgcatttttttttttttttaactctctctTCTATTTAGCTGTGATTTTGGGCCTTATGATAGACAGCCTTATCTGCATTGTGTAAAATGTTATCTTGTGATAGTCTAAACTATGGTATGCATTTAATTTGAATCTAATATATCCTGTTTGTTGTTAGTTTCAGAATGTAGATGAGCTCAATGCAgatatcaataaaattacaaatcagTTTTAATAGCAGATTAGCAACTTTAAAATCACATGCTTTTATTTGGCTGGTGGTGGTTAACATCTGTGATATTGAGGCCAATGTTTTTCTCATGGAATCTGATGCAGGACATGGGTAGCAAAATAGatgcaaaggaaaaagaaagagaaaacaggAGATCCTAAGCTTCACCACCTAGAATTTGCTTGAAAACCTTAGGCTTCACCACTTGAGGGTGCTCAGCATCACCACCAACAAGAGAAAACATTCTCTAATCAGAAAATTCTTGTTCAAATTGTACTTCCTCAAACTATTTCTAGGGCCTCTTTTTAATGGGCTTCAGGGATCACATTAAGCCACAATTACATcccataaaatcctaagtcatGATAAAggccaaattcaaaaataaaatctggTATCTCAAAGAAAATCTGAAATTCTAAATTCTGAAATAATTTTGGTTGTGCTCCCAATCCGGTTACCCACTAATTCAACACCCATCTTTCCTAATAAGGCCAAGCCCAGTCCGAAATTCAAAACCCCAAAGCCCATGATTAAAATCCAAGCAcaccaaacccaaaaccaatcAACCCAAACATAAAGTAAAGCCCATTAACTCTggttttacttttgaattttgaatttgaattttattatgaTTGAGGATTTTATGGGATGCAATTGTAGCTTAATTTAATCCCTGAAGCCAAGTAAAAAGAGGCTCTAGAAGGTCAATTTGAATAAGAATTTTGTGATTAGCGAATGTTTTCTCTTGTTTGGTGGTGATGCCCAAGGATTTTGGGCAAATTCTAGGTGGTGAAGTTTGGAATTTGTCCtgttttatctttcttttccctttatCTCTATTTTGCTACCCCTGTCCTGCATTAGAATCTATCTTACCTAAAAGGGTTTGCTTATGTTGTTGACATCAACTTTGGAGTGCCTGCATTGCAACTTCTATGATTTATCTCAAAGTATGAAGAGAATTAACCAAGAAATGTTAGAAGAAGATATGGCTATGGCATAATTTCATATTAAACATCTCTTATGTTGATGtttaatatgaaattatatCATAAAGAAGTGAGACCTCAAACATTCATGATATATACAAAGGGTTCCCAAAAGAATTACAATCTAAAATATAAGAATTCTATTTAATCTACAAAGAAGTTCAAACCTTGCAAAAGCAATAAACCACTCATACAGGGTCTGTAAGAATAAAGATTTAATCTCAACAAGAGTTGGCTCAATACCATATGCGTCCATGTGAGGCAAAAAGCAGCTGCATTCCAAAGTACACATACTACTATACCTAAGTAAATTTTTCCGACTAAAGTACACGTCAACAACAGTTTGAGGCATCAATCCTCGAACTACAAACACAATACAGACAAAAGACCATCACTTTTAATCAATGGTGCAATAAAgcaaaatattgtttttatcCACTAGAATCACGTGCATGCTGAGAAGATTTTAAAAACTCATTGCTGTGGGTATTGGGCTAAATTATGATGCAAGGTATTGGTATTACTGTTATTTTGCGTGATGGAAATATATAGCTCACTGTTGTTAATGATTTTCAGTGATCCAGAGAGTGCAAATGTTATAGTTACTGCTGGACATGGGGGCCTAAAGTTTTGGGACCTACGGTACATATGATTCCTCTTCTGTATACATTCTCATTAATATTCTCttaccaaatttaaaattttgatggtTTTGTTGTGCACATTTCATTTAATCTGAATAAAGATTCTTGGAATTGTATATAATTCAATTTAATTGCACAAAAATATTAGATTATTTGGGCAAGTAGAACTTAAATCAAAATTGTTATAAGTAATCATGATATATCTGTATGGTGTGTGTTTGGTCTATAAAAGTCCTATTGAAGTACTTAGCAGCATTCCTGAAAAACGAAACTTCAAACAATTGAAAGCCTTGAGCACCTTTATCTTTGATAGTTTTGTTTGGGATCCACAAACTCTCATGGTATGATTTTACTTTGAGGGAAAAGAGTTTCTTGTAGCCTAAAATCTTAGTCTTTGAATTAGTCAAACTTTCTGTTTATATTGTGTCAGATTATTTCTGGTGATATATTTTAGTGTGTATTTATTGCCCCAAGGGAGTAATATACATCCACAATTTGTTTCAAACTGAACCCTAATTCCATTTGTATTGTGGTTTCTCTCATGGATTGGTGAAACAATGCCGTTGTGTGCTCTTATAATATCTCATGAATATCAGGAGTCTAGTTAAGTTTAGGCTAAAATGCGAAACTGACCTTCtaacttcttttaaatttcattttagtcctttaactttactttcgttcattttagtcctctaagtttcagatttatttaattaaggcaTTTCtgttaacttttgttaaaattttttggaaaaagaaaatctggaaaatatttttcaatcattaattgaattttttcaatttaaaaaatttgaagaaaaatttataaaattgaaaaattaaccacaacatataacaaaagttgatggaaaagccttaattgaataaacttgaaagttagaggactgaaatgaacaaaagcaaagttagagaactgaaatgaaatctaaagaaatttagagggtcagttttgcattttacccTTAAGTTTAATAccataattaatatatttttgttctaTCATAATCTCACACAATCTATGGCATCTACAATTCAACAATACAAAGATTAGACCATTCATGTATGGTGACCTGACATGTGACTAACATGGGTCTTGGGTGGGCCCTTATGTAATGGATGATTCTTGTGGCACATGAATTGTAGAAATGTCTCAAACTCTCAGACAACTTGTTATGTAGGGGATATGGTCCTTGTATGGGGAGTAAGAAGTATTGTACTCAGATAACCTTCTTAAACTTAATCgccattgttttgttttgcctgGATTTGGAAATTACAGAAATATCCATGCTAAGGTTTATATGTAGCAGTATCAGCCATTGTCATAATTTGtatataaattatgaatttaaaatttgatgCCTAGCAGTATGCATGTCTTTAGGGAACAGAACCTTTATTATGcactaataaatattttaaatttctcatcTGAATTATGCTAGTTGCATTTACTTTACTGCTTTGTTTTGATTACTTAATGTTCACTTCAAGGTTTAAAGTTTTGATCGATTATTAAGATTGGCTCTTGAGTTTATTTGACTCATTCTGGCCTCCTAGTTTGGAGATtgtaaatttcattttctttagaTAAGATTTCCTCCAAGTAATTAAATCCTTTTTAGGATATCAGTATCTAAAATTTATGATTCCAAGAACTTTGCGAgcacttaaaattaaaaatagaaataatatgtaattatttttttgggttaattcaatagttgggggaGGTGGGAGATGTCTCTGTTGGAAACACCAGTAGGTGCCAGTTGAGCTGCAAGGTTCTTGCATAAGACTATAGACTTTACATTGCATTCTAGGAAACTTGATCTCAACATGCAATGAAAATTCTAGCTGTGTAAAAGTTCCATTAATGGTACGTTTTTGAATTTATTCCGTGTCATGATTTTTATGGAGAGGAAGGGCTGAAATCTGTGAGTTCATTTGCTAGAAGCATTGAAGGCAGAATTGGTGATTActatttaagaattttgatatgTTTAATTTGTAAGTAGTGATATAATTGCATGCCATACTCAACAGCTATAACCTTAAATTGTTTGCAGTGATCCATACCGTCCTTTGTGGGACCTCCATCCTGTGCCAAGGATCATATACAGTCTGGATTGGCTGTCAAATCCAAGGTAGTGTATGATTGGTGCAGCACAAATTAGGATTATTAAGTTAAAATTGTTCCTTACATTGGAAgcattctttcttcatctttttagaTGTGTTATTCTATCCTTTGATGATGGAACAATGAGAATCCTCAGCTTGCTTAAGGCTGCATATGATGTTTCTGTCACTGGAAAACCCTTTGGTGGGACAAAACAACAAGGGTTGCACAGTTATTACTGTTCATCATTTGCTATCTGGAGTGTTCAAGTGTCACGAATAACAGGTATTTCGCATATGCCTTTAAATGACTAGTAAATTTTACTTCtatcacaacaaaaaataagactATAGTGATACATTGACTTAATTTTCATGCTCCAAAAATAACTACATCAGCCTTTTCCTTTCAATATTCCAAATCATATCTGGGTCTCTTATTGTTAATAATTTGTTTCACTGCATCTCTAATTATGCAAGCAAACTGTGTAAAAAAGTTCAATTGTCAGATCCTAAGAACGTAAATATATTATGGTCTGAACTCCAATGAACTCTAGCTCAAAAGGCAACTGCTCCCTTTACAAGTATAAGGTGGAGAGTAAGGTCACGTGGGATCCATTGGGTGCTTAActtgccaataaaaaaaaatctattctgAATTGTCGCATGCATACAATTACGAAATAAAATTTAGATGGTTAGATCCAAGAAACAGTtctattatatttttggttCTACACTCCACAGAATGTTTCCCTGCTTAAATTATGCATCAGTTGATTGAAACTCAGAATACATATATTCTTATCCTTCCTTTAAAAGTGGCATGTGAATATTTCTGGATTGGCCCTTTTGGTTAAATTATTCAATGATGGATCATTAACCATAAATCTAATGCAAAATTGCACAGTTGtatctaaaatataattttcttgtgAATAGATGGTCATAACGTGCGTTTGGATAGAAATGAAGTTGCGTTTTGCGTTTTTGGCTGGGTCTCACGGCATTGTTACGACCCAGCCAAACTTGTGAAAATGCAGATTTCTAGGTAAATCCTGGGTCCCAGGGCACTATtcataacttaaaaattattttgctataatgttttcagcaataagttttcaatttttagcaaaataagtggtatccaaacagactcatAGTTTTCACATTTGATCATAAGTGGAAATTTGTCATCTAATCCAGTTATGCATACAACTCTGAACTAAGTCAATTGAATAGCTAATTTCTGGTATCAATTATCCACCAActgttgaattttgattttaaatgtTAGGCATGGCTGCATATTGCACTGCAGATGGGACTGTTCTCCGTTTCCAGGTGAGTTTTGAGCTCCTGCTATGGatctttttatttctctttttaattggTAATTACACGTATGCTAAGTGGGTCTTGAAACCTCATTCTTAGAGGAAGTACCATTTGAGCCATAACTCATTGGCTAGTTCCAGTTATGGATCTCACCtgctaaaattttcttcttatcttCAATTCTGAAGAAAATCTTCACTCTTCAGTACCTACCTTGACTTCTATAAGTTTTGGTTTTGGCTTCCCTAAGCACCTTTTGCATATTCATGGATTGGTCATTTTAGGATATGTGCCCAACATGGCAACATATAATATATCGTTGATTTTATGTTTTGGACTGACTGATTTTCACTTATTCTTGGTAGTGGAGGGTGGAGACATTCTTGGAATGTATCAGTAAAATCTGTCAAGTTAGAAGGTTCAACCTTTTCTGATCATGATGATAattcaaattaacaaattttttagtgGGGCTCATCTTCTGGGGAGTCTTGTAGCACTGTAAATTATCCACAATTCTGTTTATTGTGCTCAGGAACTCATGCTTTGGCCAGGTGGTTGGACACAAAGGGACCCCTTGTTAATAAATATCCTTTATTAGTAggatttgagaaagaaaaataataactGTATGCAGTTCTAAGATGAGGCTAAAGCTTTTCTTTAACATGATTATGTTGTGTTTTTAATCAGCTTACAAGCAAAGCAGTAGACAAAGATCCCTCACGAAATCGGACCCCACATTTTCTTTGTGGGTCACTAACCGAAGAGGAATCACTTATCACTATTAACACTCCGGTACCAAATACCCCTTTCCCATTGAAGAAGTCACTGAACAAGAGCGGGGACACCCCTTTATCCATGCGGGAGTTTTCATCTGAGCCACAGCATGTGAAAAGAGCAAATGATAAGATGGCAAAAGGTCCTAGTACGGATGCCAAAACTTTAGGTAATTTTTGGCAATTACTCTACCACATGCATTTTATAAGCTAGACAGCAGTTCTTTTTATCCTATAAATGTCAATCTTGTTGCAGCCCTTTGTTATGGCGATGACCCTGGTACAGAATCTGGAACTGAGGAAGCATTGACATGTCCCAAGAGCAAAAAGAGACCAAATTCTAGAagtagcaataaaaaaaatccagagGATGACCTAGCCTTGGTATGCAGAGATGAAGAGCCACCAAATacacatgaaaaagaaaatggaaatgcTGAAGCTCGAACTATTGAAGTTTTCCCGCCGAAAATTGTAGCAATGCGTAGGGTGAGGTGGAACATGAACAAGGGTAGTGAAAGATGGTTGTGCTATGGTGGAGAGGCCGGAGTTGTACGTTGTCAGGAGATTGTTTTGTCTGATGTTGATAGGAAATTGGCCTTGAAGAGATGAGACGAGTCCCTAATCTGTATATATTTGTTCCTCTTCTTAAccaatctatttatttttgtttaattttctcaacTAGCTATTTAATGTAATTTCCCTATTCAATTCCGCGTGGGTGAATGTATAGGTTTCTTTTGTTGCTTCCATTATGTAATTAGCGAGACCAAATTGTACAAGtggcaaaaaaaagaaaagaaaagaaaaaggcaccAAATTgatgggagagaaaacggaaaaGTAGAAGTTTGGAGGATTGACGTTATCCTCTGAAAATTGTAGCG
The DNA window shown above is from Quercus lobata isolate SW786 chromosome 7, ValleyOak3.0 Primary Assembly, whole genome shotgun sequence and carries:
- the LOC115952771 gene encoding uncharacterized protein LOC115952771 isoform X4, which codes for MNQELLALPVKWEALKGKMLLVEYTYLNFLLQLFLRRRDHLGMLNMWNPDLAAAKTLLSMLEGMFGLWIGVLEFVKRQTIIINFIAVAAHPPGTSYHMMGAPLTGRGVIQIWCLMNVGVNEEEVPTSLAKPKQGTKNNGAVIDDSTLSKRPRGRPRKKPVEDTTQSKRPRGRPRKNLIEQSLDNLAVQALAVKHTEDSLESHAVDEVPGNAKEGSVQEDTGKKQKRQKRAVSACKLALETPMQSRRLKHKKRAVSHSDNTSPLLLTQNEDMGSSVTNNQIQHYSGQELAASDNVSDKGSLGTSSASSLISKDVALPRVVLCLAHNGKVAWDVKWRPSNACQSKCKHRMGYLAVLLGNGSLEVWEVPLPRTMKVIYSSVHQEGTDPRFVKLEPVFRGSLLKCGGIQSIPLTVEWSASPPHDYLLAGCHDGTVALWKFSASCSSEDTRPLLCFSADTVPIRALAWAPLESDPESANVIVTAGHGGLKFWDLRDPYRPLWDLHPVPRIIYSLDWLSNPRCVILSFDDGTMRILSLLKAAYDVSVTGKPFGGTKQQGLHSYYCSSFAIWSVQVSRITGMAAYCTADGTVLRFQWRVETFLECISKICQVRRNSCFGQLTSKAVDKDPSRNRTPHFLCGSLTEEESLITINTPVPNTPFPLKKSLNKSGDTPLSMREFSSEPQHVKRANDKMAKGPSTDAKTLALCYGDDPGTESGTEEALTCPKSKKRPNSRSSNKKNPEDDLALVCRDEEPPNTHEKENGNAEARTIEVFPPKIVAMRRVRWNMNKGSERWLCYGGEAGVVRCQEIVLSDVDRKLALKR